A single window of Microbispora hainanensis DNA harbors:
- a CDS encoding peroxiredoxin — protein MAIEVGQRAPDFALKDQHGVPVRLSGLRGKTVMLVFYPLSFSPVCHGELAAIRDELAGSLPPHVQVLAVSVDSMFSQRAWADQEGFTFPLLSDFWPHGEVARAYGVLDEDRGLALRGTFIIDGEGIVRWKVVNPIGSARDLDEYRKALADI, from the coding sequence ATGGCGATAGAGGTCGGGCAGCGGGCTCCGGATTTCGCGCTCAAGGACCAGCACGGAGTCCCCGTGCGCCTGTCCGGCCTGCGGGGAAAAACCGTGATGCTCGTCTTCTATCCCCTGTCCTTCAGCCCCGTCTGCCATGGCGAGCTCGCGGCCATCCGCGACGAGCTCGCCGGCTCCCTGCCTCCGCACGTCCAGGTGCTGGCGGTGTCGGTCGACTCGATGTTCAGCCAGCGTGCCTGGGCCGACCAGGAGGGTTTCACTTTTCCCCTGTTGTCGGATTTCTGGCCCCACGGTGAGGTCGCCCGGGCGTACGGTGTCCTCGATGAGGACAGGGGCCTCGCGCTCCGGGGCACGTTCATCATCGACGGCGAAGGCATCGTGCGCTGGAAGGTCGTCAACCCGATCGGTTCCGCACGCGATCTCGACGAGTACCGCAAGGCGCTCGCGGACATCTGA
- a CDS encoding secondary thiamine-phosphate synthase enzyme YjbQ encodes MKSTVIDVRTGARERVHDITKECADFVRECGGDGLLHVFVPHATAGVALIELGSGSDEDLLAALGDLLPADDRWRHAHGSRGHGRSHVMPAFIPPYATVPVLAGRLALGTWQSVALVDLNVDNPDRRVRLSFLTD; translated from the coding sequence GTGAAATCGACGGTGATCGACGTGCGGACCGGCGCGCGCGAGCGCGTGCACGACATAACGAAGGAGTGCGCCGACTTCGTGCGCGAGTGCGGGGGAGACGGGCTGCTGCACGTCTTCGTCCCGCACGCGACGGCGGGCGTGGCGCTGATCGAGCTCGGCTCCGGGAGCGACGAGGACCTGCTGGCCGCCCTGGGAGACCTGCTGCCGGCGGACGACCGGTGGCGGCATGCGCACGGCTCTCGCGGGCACGGGAGATCGCATGTCATGCCCGCCTTCATTCCGCCGTACGCTACCGTTCCCGTCCTCGCGGGCAGGCTGGCGCTGGGGACCTGGCAGTCGGTCGCCCTGGTCGATCTCAACGTCGACAACCCCGACAGGCGTGTTCGTTTGTCGTTTTTGACCGATTAA
- a CDS encoding DUF3052 domain-containing protein: protein MSATAGQAQDERGLAERLGLKAGQVVQEVGWDEDCDEALRESIEELTGNELVDEDYDDVVDVVLLWWRDGDGDLFDALSDAMTALADGGQIWLLTPKAGREGHVEPSDIGEDAATAGLSQTSSVSAARDWSGTRLVAPKARR, encoded by the coding sequence GTGAGCGCGACCGCGGGTCAGGCGCAGGACGAGCGCGGCCTGGCCGAACGACTCGGCCTCAAAGCCGGTCAGGTGGTGCAAGAGGTCGGCTGGGACGAGGACTGCGACGAGGCGCTGCGCGAGTCCATCGAGGAGCTGACCGGCAACGAGCTGGTGGACGAGGACTACGACGACGTCGTCGACGTGGTGCTGCTCTGGTGGCGTGACGGCGACGGCGACCTCTTCGACGCGCTGAGCGACGCGATGACCGCACTCGCCGACGGAGGCCAGATCTGGCTGCTGACCCCCAAGGCGGGGCGCGAGGGCCACGTGGAGCCCAGCGACATCGGCGAGGACGCGGCGACCGCGGGTCTGTCGCAGACGAGCAGCGTGAGCGCCGCCAGGGACTGGTCGGGCACAAGGCTCGTCGCCCCGAAGGCCCGCCGCTGA
- the aceE gene encoding pyruvate dehydrogenase (acetyl-transferring), homodimeric type: MASGRQRFSIISDGLPSQLPDVDPSETSEWLESLDNVIKTEGRTRARYLMLRLLERAREHQVGVPGLRSTDYINTIPPEREPWFPGDEYVERRIRAYIRWNAAVMVTRANARTNVGGHIATYASAASLYEVGFNHFFRGKDHGESGDQVFIQGHAAPGIYARAFLEGRLDAAQLDAFRQELSHGIKGLPSYPHPRLMPDFWEFPTVSMGLGPIGAIYQARFNRYLLNRKIKDTSRSHVWCFLGDGEMDEPESLGAIGVAAREELDNLTFVINCNLQRLDGPVRGNGKIIQELESYFRGAGWNVIKVVWGRDWDPLLAADVDGVLVNQMNTTPDGQFQTYSVESGAYIREHFFGGDPRLRKMVEHMTDDDIRKLSRGGHDYRKVYAAFKAAREHVGQPTVILAQTIKGWTLGKDFEARNATHQMKKMSKAELKEFRDRLYLPIPDKDLEADLPPYFHPGENNDEIAYMKERRAALGGYLPKRVVRAKPLKLPGDPVYSGLRKGSGKQNVATTMAFVRLLKDLMRDKEIGARFVPIIPDEARTFGVDAMFPTAKIYSPHGQTYEAVDRELLLSYKESTEGQILHEGISEAGSMGSVLAAGTSYATHGEHMIPVYIFYSMFGFQRTADQMWQLGDQMGRGFLLGATAGRTTLNGEGLQHEDGHTPLIASTNPAAVAYDPAWAFEIAHIVKDGLRRMYGEHPEDVFYYLTVYNEPYPQPAEPENVDVEGILKGLYLYAPATGEGPKANILVSGVAGPWALEAQRMLAEDWGVAASVWSATSWSELRRDALAVEEHNLLNPDAEQRVPYVTTKLSGVPGPFVGVSDYMRAVPDQIAQWVPGDWTSLGTDGFGLSDTRSALRRHFHVDAASITLAVLTQLVRRGEVKAETLQEAVARYHLKNGVTEVTAQQTPETNDTQSMGV, encoded by the coding sequence GTGGCTTCCGGACGCCAGCGTTTTTCGATCATCAGTGACGGCCTACCCAGCCAGTTGCCTGATGTCGATCCGAGCGAGACCAGCGAATGGCTCGAATCGCTCGACAACGTCATCAAGACCGAGGGTCGCACCCGGGCCCGCTACCTGATGCTCCGGCTGCTAGAGCGCGCCCGCGAACACCAGGTCGGCGTGCCCGGCCTGCGCAGCACGGACTACATCAACACCATCCCACCGGAGCGTGAGCCCTGGTTCCCAGGGGACGAGTACGTCGAACGCCGCATCCGGGCCTACATCCGCTGGAACGCGGCGGTGATGGTGACCCGTGCCAACGCGCGGACCAACGTCGGCGGCCACATCGCCACCTACGCGTCCGCGGCCTCGCTCTACGAGGTGGGCTTCAACCACTTCTTCCGCGGCAAGGACCACGGGGAGTCGGGCGATCAGGTCTTCATCCAGGGCCACGCGGCCCCGGGCATCTACGCCCGTGCCTTCCTTGAGGGCCGCCTCGACGCGGCCCAGCTCGACGCGTTCCGCCAGGAGCTGTCCCACGGGATCAAGGGCCTGCCGTCCTACCCGCACCCCCGGCTCATGCCGGACTTCTGGGAGTTCCCCACGGTCTCCATGGGCCTCGGCCCGATCGGCGCGATCTACCAGGCGCGGTTCAACCGCTACCTGCTCAACCGCAAGATCAAGGACACCAGCCGCAGCCACGTCTGGTGTTTCCTGGGCGACGGCGAGATGGACGAGCCCGAGTCGCTCGGCGCGATCGGCGTCGCGGCCCGCGAGGAGCTCGACAACCTCACCTTCGTCATCAACTGCAACCTGCAGCGGCTCGACGGCCCGGTACGCGGCAACGGGAAGATCATCCAGGAGCTGGAGTCGTACTTCCGCGGTGCCGGCTGGAACGTCATCAAGGTCGTCTGGGGCCGTGACTGGGACCCGCTGCTCGCGGCCGACGTCGACGGCGTGCTGGTCAACCAGATGAACACCACGCCCGATGGCCAGTTCCAGACCTACTCGGTCGAGTCGGGCGCCTACATCCGCGAGCACTTCTTCGGCGGCGACCCGCGCCTGCGCAAGATGGTCGAGCACATGACCGACGACGACATCCGCAAGCTGTCGCGCGGCGGTCACGACTACCGCAAGGTGTACGCCGCGTTCAAGGCGGCCCGCGAGCACGTCGGCCAGCCGACCGTCATCCTGGCCCAGACGATCAAGGGCTGGACGCTCGGCAAGGACTTCGAGGCGCGCAACGCCACGCACCAGATGAAGAAGATGAGCAAGGCCGAGCTCAAGGAGTTCCGCGACCGGCTCTACCTGCCCATCCCCGACAAGGACCTCGAGGCCGACCTCCCGCCGTACTTCCACCCGGGCGAGAACAACGACGAGATCGCCTACATGAAGGAGCGCAGGGCGGCGCTCGGCGGCTACCTGCCGAAGCGAGTAGTACGCGCCAAGCCGCTCAAGCTCCCCGGCGACCCCGTCTACTCGGGCCTGCGCAAGGGCTCCGGCAAGCAGAACGTCGCCACCACCATGGCGTTCGTCCGCCTGCTCAAGGACCTCATGCGCGACAAGGAGATCGGCGCCAGGTTCGTGCCGATCATCCCGGACGAGGCCCGCACATTCGGTGTGGACGCGATGTTCCCGACCGCCAAGATCTACTCGCCCCACGGGCAGACGTACGAGGCGGTCGACCGCGAGCTGCTGCTGTCCTACAAGGAGTCGACCGAGGGTCAGATCCTGCACGAGGGCATCAGCGAGGCCGGCTCGATGGGCTCGGTCCTCGCGGCGGGCACGTCGTACGCCACCCACGGCGAGCACATGATCCCGGTCTACATCTTCTATTCGATGTTCGGGTTCCAGCGGACCGCCGACCAGATGTGGCAGCTCGGCGACCAGATGGGCCGGGGCTTCCTGCTCGGCGCCACCGCCGGCCGCACCACGCTGAACGGCGAGGGCCTGCAGCACGAGGACGGCCACACCCCGCTGATCGCCTCGACCAACCCCGCCGCCGTGGCGTACGACCCGGCGTGGGCGTTCGAGATCGCGCACATCGTCAAGGACGGCCTGCGGAGGATGTACGGGGAGCACCCCGAAGACGTCTTCTACTACCTGACCGTCTACAACGAGCCCTACCCGCAGCCGGCCGAGCCGGAGAACGTGGACGTGGAGGGCATCCTCAAGGGCCTCTACCTCTACGCCCCTGCGACGGGCGAGGGGCCGAAGGCGAACATCCTGGTGTCCGGCGTCGCCGGCCCGTGGGCGCTGGAGGCACAGCGGATGCTGGCGGAGGACTGGGGCGTGGCGGCCTCGGTCTGGTCGGCCACCTCCTGGAGTGAGCTGCGCAGGGACGCCCTGGCCGTCGAGGAGCACAACCTGCTCAACCCCGACGCCGAGCAGCGGGTGCCGTACGTGACCACCAAGCTGTCGGGTGTGCCGGGGCCGTTCGTCGGCGTCAGCGACTACATGCGCGCCGTCCCGGACCAGATCGCCCAGTGGGTGCCCGGCGACTGGACCTCGCTCGGCACCGACGGCTTCGGCCTGTCCGACACGCGTTCGGCGCTGCGCCGCCACTTCCACGTGGACG
- a CDS encoding TolB family protein, whose protein sequence is MATSLASAMATSSPLPIIGPPRFFVIARAPLARFPNKSKTAIFTPVRPAVHDATTGEFLAAIPLPAGVRSSWQVLAAAPDNRTFVLSGWTGPDSPLRFFRVHLAEDGSPSDPIPVPGLESDALGAGYILALSPDATRLAYAASIPGGAKISVVDLATGQRRDWSTRVSVVTGLAWAPDGQRIALVVGGWGIGVLDLGLKGSDLLAATRLVKPSNDLPFLESVAYTPDGSALIYSAGHAIMRIPVDGRGKSQVLARLTLRFSLDGTGQYLLYVHRWRGFRVDLANGSTTPMPIKTDEHPGEGDSPNAAW, encoded by the coding sequence ATGGCGACCTCCTTGGCATCGGCGATGGCGACCTCTTCGCCCCTGCCGATCATCGGCCCACCGCGATTCTTTGTCATCGCGAGGGCTCCACTCGCACGCTTTCCGAATAAGTCCAAGACGGCAATCTTCACTCCGGTACGGCCCGCCGTGCACGACGCCACAACCGGAGAGTTCCTGGCCGCCATCCCTCTGCCGGCAGGAGTGCGCTCCTCCTGGCAAGTTCTAGCCGCGGCACCCGACAACCGCACCTTTGTACTGTCCGGATGGACCGGGCCGGACTCTCCTCTCCGATTCTTCCGCGTCCACCTCGCCGAGGACGGGTCGCCGAGCGACCCGATACCCGTCCCCGGACTCGAGAGCGACGCACTGGGCGCCGGATACATCCTCGCCCTGAGCCCGGACGCCACGAGACTGGCCTACGCCGCCTCCATCCCGGGTGGAGCGAAGATCTCTGTTGTCGATCTCGCCACCGGGCAGCGCCGCGACTGGAGCACGCGAGTGTCCGTGGTGACCGGCCTGGCCTGGGCCCCGGACGGTCAGCGGATCGCACTGGTGGTCGGTGGCTGGGGCATCGGCGTCCTCGACCTCGGCTTGAAGGGATCCGATCTGCTGGCCGCCACCCGCCTCGTCAAACCGAGCAACGACCTGCCATTCCTGGAATCTGTGGCCTACACCCCCGATGGCAGTGCCCTGATCTACTCGGCCGGTCATGCCATAATGCGCATCCCGGTCGACGGTAGAGGGAAATCGCAGGTTCTCGCGCGGCTCACCCTCCGTTTCAGCCTTGATGGAACCGGCCAATACCTGCTCTACGTGCACCGATGGCGGGGCTTTCGAGTCGATCTTGCCAATGGTTCGACCACGCCGATGCCGATCAAGACCGATGAGCACCCCGGCGAGGGCGACTCCCCGAACGCCGCCTGGTGA
- a CDS encoding VOC family protein has protein sequence MTADTFTDSTAFLASKGAAGLPHPGGTLLEHLRRVAARLKDWGAPEEVQLAGLCHAAYGTDGFDHPLLGLADRAALAEVIGAPAEALVYLYASCDRAATYPALRFADRFTGRTVDPSDTELRAFMLITAANEIDVARHNADIRTEHAAALHAFFARNRDLLPPVAWEAVKETFAVRIASLDHLVLTVADIPRAIAFYRDALGMEPVTFGDGRHALVFGSSKINLHQAGHEIRPHALHPVPGSADLCLITHSPLDQVAAHLTASGVLIEEGPVPRTGALGPITSLYVRDPDHNLIEISTYD, from the coding sequence ATGACAGCGGATACCTTCACGGATTCGACGGCATTCCTCGCCTCCAAGGGCGCCGCCGGGCTCCCCCACCCCGGGGGCACGCTCCTGGAACACCTGCGGCGCGTCGCCGCCCGGCTCAAGGACTGGGGCGCGCCGGAAGAGGTCCAGCTCGCCGGCCTGTGCCACGCGGCCTACGGCACGGACGGCTTCGACCACCCGCTCCTCGGCCTCGCCGATCGCGCCGCGCTGGCCGAGGTGATCGGGGCCCCGGCCGAGGCGCTCGTATATCTCTACGCATCCTGCGACCGCGCGGCCACCTATCCCGCCCTGCGCTTCGCCGACCGCTTCACGGGCCGTACGGTCGACCCCTCCGACACCGAGCTCCGGGCGTTCATGCTGATCACGGCCGCGAACGAGATCGACGTCGCCCGGCACAACGCGGACATCCGCACCGAGCACGCAGCCGCGCTGCACGCGTTCTTCGCCCGCAACCGGGACCTGCTGCCACCGGTCGCCTGGGAGGCCGTCAAGGAGACCTTCGCCGTCCGCATCGCGAGCCTCGATCACCTGGTCCTGACCGTGGCCGACATCCCCCGCGCCATCGCCTTCTATCGCGACGCCCTCGGCATGGAGCCGGTGACCTTCGGCGACGGCCGCCACGCGCTCGTCTTCGGCTCCAGCAAGATCAACCTGCACCAGGCCGGGCACGAGATCCGGCCGCACGCCCTCCACCCCGTGCCGGGCAGCGCCGACCTCTGCCTGATCACCCACTCGCCCCTGGATCAGGTGGCCGCTCATCTGACCGCTTCGGGCGTACTCATCGAAGAAGGTCCGGTGCCCAGGACCGGCGCGCTCGGCCCGATCACCAGCCTGTACGTCCGCGACCCGGACCACAACCTCATCGAGATCTCCACCTACGACTGA
- a CDS encoding DUF1918 domain-containing protein: protein MHATVGDRLVVHGAVVGDHEKHGVIVEVRGPEGGPPFLVRYEDGHEALVFPGPDAVVVPAQRES, encoded by the coding sequence ATGCATGCAACGGTAGGGGACCGGCTGGTGGTGCACGGTGCCGTCGTGGGCGACCACGAGAAGCACGGTGTGATCGTCGAGGTCCGCGGCCCGGAGGGCGGCCCGCCGTTCCTGGTGAGATATGAGGACGGGCACGAGGCGCTCGTCTTCCCCGGACCGGACGCCGTCGTCGTCCCAGCTCAGCGCGAATCGTAA
- a CDS encoding ROK family protein: MTYVVALDVGGTSMKGGLVTRRGEVTVLAGRPTGREDGPDAVVDAVRAYVGEIADLGRSRYGAEPAGVGLAVPGIVTASTAVYSANIGWRDVPAEAFTPPGVPARLGHDVRTGGLAESVFGAGRDVADFLFLPIGTGIAGAVVLRGEPYGGAHGWGGEIGHAAVWPAGEKCACGQIGCLETYASASAVARRFTDRSGRTATAKEVVELAVAGDPVAAEVFGEAIEALAIALASYVLVLDPALIVIGGGLAEAGATLFEPLKERLAGRLAFREPPPVRPAALGTRAGMLGAALLGWQAAGDGDAGADWSLDVLRGGSVS, translated from the coding sequence GTGACGTACGTCGTCGCCCTGGACGTGGGCGGCACCTCCATGAAGGGCGGCCTCGTCACCCGGCGCGGCGAGGTCACCGTCCTCGCCGGGCGTCCCACGGGGCGTGAGGACGGTCCTGACGCGGTCGTGGACGCCGTGCGCGCCTACGTCGGCGAGATCGCCGACCTCGGCCGCTCCCGGTATGGCGCCGAGCCCGCCGGGGTTGGCCTGGCCGTACCGGGCATCGTCACCGCGTCCACCGCCGTCTATTCGGCCAACATCGGCTGGCGCGACGTGCCCGCCGAGGCGTTCACGCCGCCGGGCGTCCCGGCGCGGCTCGGCCACGACGTCCGTACGGGCGGCCTGGCCGAGAGCGTCTTCGGCGCGGGCCGCGACGTCGCCGATTTCCTCTTCCTGCCCATCGGCACCGGCATCGCGGGAGCGGTGGTGCTCCGCGGCGAGCCGTACGGCGGAGCGCATGGGTGGGGCGGCGAGATCGGGCACGCGGCCGTCTGGCCCGCGGGGGAGAAGTGCGCCTGCGGGCAGATCGGCTGCCTGGAGACCTACGCCTCCGCCTCGGCCGTGGCCCGGCGCTTCACCGACCGCTCCGGCCGTACGGCGACAGCGAAGGAGGTCGTCGAACTCGCGGTCGCGGGAGACCCGGTGGCCGCCGAGGTGTTCGGCGAGGCGATCGAGGCCCTGGCCATCGCCCTCGCGTCGTACGTGCTCGTGCTCGACCCGGCCCTGATCGTCATCGGCGGCGGCCTGGCGGAGGCAGGCGCAACCCTGTTCGAGCCGTTGAAGGAGCGGCTCGCCGGTCGGCTGGCCTTCCGCGAGCCCCCGCCCGTACGCCCGGCCGCCCTGGGCACCCGGGCGGGCATGCTGGGCGCGGCCCTACTCGGCTGGCAGGCCGCGGGAGACGGCGACGCGGGCGCCGACTGGTCACTCGATGTGCTGAGAGGCGGGTCGGTGTCGTAA